The following are encoded together in the Kwoniella europaea PYCC6329 chromosome 1, complete sequence genome:
- a CDS encoding thymidylate synthase — protein MTNSTAEVNGNGKQRSDPQHEEYQYLDLISRIISTGQSRPDRTGTGTLALFAPPSLRFSLANNTLPLLTTKRVFIRGVIAELLWFVSGCTDANVLSAQGVNIWEGNGSKEFLEKVGLGHREQGDLGPVYGFQWRHFGAEYTDAKANYEGKGVDQLKEVIWKIKNNPTDRRIVLSAWNPKDLPLMALPPCHMFCQFFVTLPDPSIPDDKPKLSCLMYQRSCDLGLGIPFNIASYALLTYMIAYITDTVPHEFILQMGDAHIYKDHVDPLKIQLERDPREFPKLNFKRSKEEIGDIDGFKVDDFEVIGYKPHGKIEMKMSVSNVWLSLGNKIIANQQRFI, from the exons ATGACCAACTCAACAGCTGAAGTCAACGGCAATGGGAAACAGAGGAGCGATCCTCAACATG AGGAATATCAATACCTCGACCTGATATCTCGAATCATCTCCACCGGTCAATCCCGTCCCGATCGAACTGGTACAGGAACCCTCGCCTTATTCGCTCCTCCTTCGCTCCGATTCTCCCTTGCCAACAACACTTTACCATTACTCACCACCAAGCGAGTCTTCATTCGAGGTGTCATCGCGGAACTACTATGGTTCGTCAGTGGATGTACCGATGCGAATGTCCTCAGCGCACAAGGAGTGAACATATGGGAAGGGAATGGTTCAAAGGAGTTTTTGGAGAAAGTAGGTTTGGGTCATAGAGAACAAGGTGATCTGGGTCCCGTGTATGGATTCCAATGGAGACATTTCGGTGCGGAATATACTGATGCCAAAGCCAACTATGAAGGGAAGGGAGtggatcagctgaaagaggttatttggaagataaagaaTAATCCGACGGATAGGAGGATAGTCTTGAGTGCTTGGAATCCGAAAG ACCTACCCCTAATGGCTCTACCCCCATGCCACATGTTCTGTCAATTCTTCGTCACCCTCCCCGATCCCTCTATCCCAGACGACAAACCTAAATTATCTTGTCTGATGTATCAGCGATCATGTGATTTGGGTCTAGGAATCCCATTCAACATTGCTTCCTACGCTCTTCTCACATACATGATAGCCTATATCACCGATACTGTCCCTCACGAATTCATCTTACAGATGGGTGATGCGCACATATACAAAGATCATGTTGATCCGCTCAAAATTCAGTTGGAGAGAGATCCAAGGGAATTCCCTAAATTGAATTTCAAGAGGTcgaaagaggagattgggGATATAGATGGATTTAaagttgatgatttcgaGGTGATTGGGTATAAACCTCATGGAAAGATTGAGATGAAAATGTCTGTGAGTAATGTTTGGCTTTCACTCGGTAACAAGATCATTGCTAATCAACAGAGGTTCATCTGA